In a genomic window of Streptomyces noursei ATCC 11455:
- a CDS encoding chitinase — MTGRIARLLKAGLAAVCLLPMLGAAAPATAAPRSDTCATKAKPTGKVLQGYWENWDGAANGVHPPFGWTPITDPQIRAHGYNVINAAFPVIRSDGTALWEDGMDATVKVPTPAEMCQAKSDGATILMSIGGATAGIDLNSTAVADRFVATIVPLLKKYNFDGIDIDIETGLSGSGDINQLSPSQANLIRIIDGILAQMPAGFGLTMAPETAYVTGGSVTYGSIWGAYLPIIKKYADNGRLWWLNMQYYNGSMYGCSGDSYEAGTVEGFTRQTDCLDKGLTIQGTTVKVPYDKQVPGLPAQPGAGGGYMPPDLVTQAWNTYRNGLKGLMTWSLNWDGAKGWTFGDNVRSAQGR, encoded by the coding sequence GTGACCGGTCGGATAGCGCGTCTGCTGAAAGCCGGCCTCGCGGCCGTCTGCCTCCTGCCGATGTTGGGCGCCGCGGCACCCGCCACCGCCGCGCCGCGCAGCGACACCTGCGCCACGAAGGCGAAGCCCACCGGCAAGGTCCTCCAGGGGTACTGGGAGAACTGGGACGGCGCGGCCAACGGCGTCCACCCGCCGTTCGGTTGGACCCCGATCACCGACCCCCAGATCCGCGCCCACGGCTACAACGTCATCAACGCCGCGTTCCCCGTGATCCGCTCGGACGGCACCGCCCTCTGGGAGGACGGCATGGACGCGACGGTGAAGGTGCCGACCCCGGCCGAGATGTGCCAGGCCAAGAGCGACGGCGCGACGATCCTGATGTCCATCGGCGGTGCCACGGCCGGCATCGACCTCAACTCCACCGCGGTCGCGGACCGTTTCGTCGCGACGATCGTGCCGCTCCTGAAGAAGTACAACTTCGACGGCATCGACATCGACATCGAGACCGGCCTCAGCGGCAGCGGCGACATCAACCAGCTGTCCCCCTCCCAGGCCAACCTCATCCGCATCATCGACGGCATCCTCGCCCAGATGCCCGCGGGCTTCGGCCTCACCATGGCCCCCGAGACCGCCTATGTCACCGGTGGCAGCGTGACCTACGGCTCGATCTGGGGCGCATACCTGCCGATCATCAAGAAGTACGCCGACAACGGCCGCCTCTGGTGGCTGAACATGCAGTACTACAACGGCAGCATGTACGGGTGCTCCGGCGACTCCTACGAGGCCGGCACCGTCGAGGGCTTCACCCGGCAGACCGACTGCCTGGACAAGGGCCTGACCATCCAGGGCACCACCGTCAAGGTCCCTTACGACAAGCAGGTGCCCGGCCTGCCCGCCCAGCCCGGCGCGGGCGGCGGTTATATGCCCCCGGACCTGGTCACCCAGGCGTGGAACACCTACCGCAACGGCCTGAAGGGCCTGATGACCTGGTCCCTCAACTGGGACGGCGCGAAGGGCTGGACCTTCGGTGACAACGTCAGGTCCGCCCAGGGCCGCTGA
- a CDS encoding LysR family substrate-binding domain-containing protein: protein MTGSETSPSFRLAYVPGVTPAKWVRIWNERLPDVPLTLHQVSAGEAAEVLRSGAADAGFLRLPVDRTELSAIPLYTETSVVVVPKDHLIAAFDEVSVDDLADEILQHPLDDTLDWERPPGRPAIERPATTPDALELVAAGVGLLIVPQSLARLYHRRDLVYRTITGAPQSQVALSWREDRTTDQVEDFIGIVRGRTVNSSRGRRTAEEAQQKPSGKKDQKEHKGQKAQQGQSGGKGGGAARGKAPAGRGPRRGAGAAAKDAGGRGRPRRRS, encoded by the coding sequence GTGACAGGCTCGGAGACTTCCCCCTCGTTCCGGCTCGCGTATGTACCGGGAGTGACACCCGCCAAGTGGGTGCGGATCTGGAACGAGCGCCTGCCGGACGTACCGCTCACGCTGCACCAGGTGTCCGCCGGCGAGGCGGCCGAGGTGCTGCGGAGCGGTGCCGCCGACGCGGGTTTCCTGCGGCTGCCGGTCGATCGCACGGAACTCAGCGCGATCCCGCTCTACACCGAGACGTCGGTGGTCGTGGTGCCGAAGGACCACCTGATCGCCGCGTTCGACGAGGTGTCCGTCGACGATCTCGCCGACGAGATCTTGCAGCACCCGCTCGACGACACCCTGGACTGGGAGCGGCCCCCGGGGCGGCCCGCGATCGAGCGCCCGGCCACGACGCCGGACGCCCTCGAACTGGTGGCGGCCGGGGTCGGGCTGCTCATCGTCCCGCAGTCGCTGGCCCGCCTGTACCACCGGCGGGACCTCGTCTACCGGACGATCACCGGCGCGCCCCAGTCCCAGGTCGCGCTGTCGTGGCGCGAGGACCGGACCACCGATCAGGTGGAGGACTTCATCGGGATCGTCCGCGGACGGACGGTGAACAGCTCCCGGGGCCGCCGCACGGCCGAGGAGGCGCAGCAGAAGCCGTCCGGCAAGAAGGACCAGAAGGAGCACAAGGGCCAGAAGGCTCAGCAGGGGCAGTCGGGCGGCAAGGGCGGCGGGGCGGCGCGGGGCAAGGCGCCGGCCGGGCGCGGGCCGCGGCGCGGAGCCGGTGCGGCGGCCAAGGACGCGGGCGGGCGCGGTCGGCCGCGCCGGCGGTCCTAG
- a CDS encoding DUF5997 family protein, producing MTSHQTAQTMKPATAAKKLGVYLQATPSEFQEGVVSRAELNALQADPPEWLRELRRNGPHPRPVVAAKLGVSISGLARAGVTDALTTEQVDALKTENPEWLRKERATQAEVRKETARLKEKQRTEDEA from the coding sequence ATGACGTCGCACCAGACCGCCCAGACGATGAAGCCCGCCACCGCGGCGAAGAAGCTGGGTGTGTACCTCCAGGCCACCCCCTCCGAGTTCCAGGAGGGCGTGGTCTCGCGCGCCGAGCTCAACGCGCTCCAGGCGGATCCGCCCGAGTGGCTGCGCGAGCTGCGGCGCAACGGCCCCCACCCCCGCCCGGTGGTCGCCGCGAAGCTGGGCGTCTCCATCTCCGGTCTGGCCCGTGCCGGCGTCACCGACGCCCTGACCACGGAGCAGGTCGACGCGCTGAAGACGGAGAACCCCGAGTGGCTACGGAAGGAGCGCGCCACCCAGGCCGAGGTCCGCAAGGAGACGGCCCGCCTGAAGGAGAAGCAGCGCACCGAGGACGAGGCGTAA
- a CDS encoding thiol-disulfide oxidoreductase DCC family protein — protein sequence MTASRTRPALVYDGDCGFCTTSVRFAERHIRPRCRITAWQFADLEELGVTQQRAEHEVLWITPTGTVHGGARAVAKVLLNAGGPWAVAGAVLTLPALRWFAHAAYRLIADNRHRMPGGTAACALPANARPNAGR from the coding sequence ATGACGGCTTCGAGGACCCGACCCGCACTGGTCTACGACGGTGACTGCGGCTTCTGCACCACCTCCGTGCGCTTCGCCGAGCGACACATCCGCCCCCGCTGCCGGATCACCGCCTGGCAGTTCGCGGACCTGGAGGAACTCGGGGTCACCCAGCAGCGCGCCGAGCACGAGGTGCTGTGGATCACCCCGACGGGCACGGTCCACGGCGGCGCCCGGGCCGTCGCCAAGGTGTTGCTGAACGCGGGTGGCCCGTGGGCCGTCGCCGGCGCCGTCCTCACGCTCCCCGCGCTGCGCTGGTTCGCGCACGCCGCCTACCGCCTGATCGCCGACAACCGTCACCGCATGCCCGGCGGCACCGCGGCCTGCGCCCTGCCGGCCAACGCCCGCCCGAACGCGGGCCGTTGA
- a CDS encoding PPOX class F420-dependent oxidoreductase: MTATPFPPRALLAESRLGVLATIKSDGRPQLSPVMPFYDREADLLYVSMTEGRAKTANLRRDPRAALEVTSADGGSWATAEGTVTLTGPGTEPHGPEVEALVRYYRLAAGEHPDWEEYRSVMVSDRRVLMTMTVDHVYGAKLR, encoded by the coding sequence ATGACCGCTACGCCTTTCCCACCGCGCGCGCTTCTCGCGGAGAGCCGCCTCGGGGTGCTCGCGACGATCAAGTCGGACGGCCGCCCCCAGCTCTCCCCTGTCATGCCCTTCTACGACCGGGAGGCCGACCTCCTCTATGTCTCGATGACCGAGGGACGGGCCAAGACCGCGAATCTGCGCCGGGACCCGCGAGCCGCGCTGGAGGTCACCAGCGCCGACGGCGGGTCCTGGGCCACCGCCGAGGGCACGGTGACGCTCACCGGCCCGGGTACGGAGCCGCACGGCCCTGAGGTCGAGGCGCTGGTGCGCTACTACCGGCTCGCCGCCGGGGAGCACCCCGACTGGGAGGAGTACCGCTCGGTGATGGTCTCCGACCGCAGGGTGCTCATGACGATGACGGTGGACCACGTATACGGCGCCAAGCTGCGCTGA
- a CDS encoding VWA domain-containing protein — translation MSPLSLEKVEQAAPPLVNLYKQAGVSLRKHGLQGQRAAVYLVLDRSGSMRPYYKDGTMQHLAEQVLAVSAHLDDDAVVPLVFFSTDVDGVHEISLDSYQGRVAAYHEQLGHMGRTHYEAGMDAVLDHYLASGARAPALVVFQTDGGPTSRTAAEKWLCKAAGLPLFWQFIGFGDPEHREFDFLRRLDELPVPRRRIVDNAGFFPAGTTPSALPDADLFDRLLGEFPTWLAAARAQEILP, via the coding sequence ATGAGTCCGCTGAGTCTGGAAAAGGTGGAGCAGGCCGCGCCGCCGCTGGTGAACCTCTACAAGCAGGCGGGGGTCAGCCTGCGCAAGCACGGGCTGCAGGGGCAGCGGGCCGCGGTGTACCTGGTGCTGGACCGGTCGGGCTCGATGCGCCCGTACTACAAGGACGGCACGATGCAGCACCTGGCCGAACAGGTCCTGGCGGTCTCCGCGCATCTCGACGACGACGCGGTCGTCCCGCTGGTGTTCTTCTCCACCGACGTCGACGGCGTGCACGAGATCAGCTTGGACTCCTACCAGGGGCGGGTGGCCGCCTACCACGAACAACTGGGGCACATGGGGCGCACCCACTACGAGGCCGGGATGGACGCCGTACTCGACCACTACCTCGCGTCCGGGGCGCGGGCACCGGCGCTGGTGGTGTTCCAGACCGACGGTGGGCCCACCAGCCGGACCGCTGCCGAGAAGTGGCTGTGCAAGGCCGCCGGGCTGCCGCTGTTCTGGCAGTTCATCGGCTTCGGCGACCCCGAGCACCGGGAGTTCGACTTCCTCCGCCGGCTGGACGAACTCCCGGTCCCCCGCCGCAGGATCGTCGACAACGCCGGCTTCTTCCCCGCCGGCACCACCCCCAGCGCCCTGCCCGACGCGGACCTCTTCGACCGGCTGCTCGGGGAATTCCCCACCTGGCTGGCGGCCGCTCGCGCCCAGGAGATCCTCCCCTAG
- a CDS encoding Pr6Pr family membrane protein → MPDPTPPTTPAAVAAPAESTARPGLPDAAAVPAPSCGGRRPVAAVFRALAALTGVTGIVLDTIDSHDLGRLFSYFTIQSNILLVLVFAWSAHRAWTGRPALSPRITGAALLYICITGLVFHFVLSNDSSGFSMTSHRTPVESVASQLLHTATPLAAVLDRILFTAPGAFLFRYAWQWLVYPILYLPFALIRGALLAPGTDGRYPYPFLDVDLHGYAGIATNAAVFALAFYALALALVLLDRIRPRRRGPGGRMPSTGSGPLDA, encoded by the coding sequence ATGCCTGATCCGACACCCCCCACCACGCCGGCGGCCGTCGCCGCCCCCGCCGAGTCCACGGCTCGGCCCGGCCTGCCCGACGCGGCGGCCGTCCCCGCACCCTCCTGTGGTGGCCGCCGTCCCGTCGCGGCGGTCTTCCGCGCGCTGGCGGCCCTGACCGGAGTCACCGGGATCGTGCTGGACACGATCGACTCCCATGATCTGGGCCGGCTCTTCAGCTACTTCACGATCCAGTCCAACATCCTGTTGGTCCTCGTCTTCGCCTGGTCCGCGCACCGCGCCTGGACCGGTCGTCCCGCCCTCTCGCCGCGGATCACCGGCGCGGCGCTGCTCTACATCTGCATCACCGGGCTCGTCTTCCACTTCGTCCTGTCGAACGACTCCAGCGGCTTCTCCATGACCAGCCACCGGACCCCCGTCGAATCGGTCGCCAGCCAGCTCCTCCACACCGCGACCCCCCTCGCCGCGGTCCTGGACCGGATCCTCTTCACCGCCCCCGGCGCCTTCCTGTTCCGCTACGCCTGGCAGTGGCTCGTCTACCCGATCCTCTACCTTCCCTTCGCCCTCATCCGTGGCGCCCTCCTCGCCCCCGGCACCGACGGCCGCTACCCCTATCCCTTCCTCGACGTCGACCTCCACGGCTACGCCGGCATCGCCACCAACGCGGCCGTCTTCGCCCTGGCCTTCTACGCCCTCGCCCTCGCCCTCGTCCTCCTCGACCGCATACGCCCCCGCCGGCGCGGCCCCGGGGGCCGGATGCCGTCCACCGGGTCCGGCCCGCTGGATGCCTGA
- a CDS encoding GntR family transcriptional regulator, translating into MITHSSPIPLYHQIASVLRQRILDGTYPAHHQLAPEQDLAREFGVSRATVRQALLDLVESGLLARQHGRGTFVLDVARKPMRYVFKGDMNDLLTAASSNAHAVREISILHRRRLPEEVAAELGLPEGRGTIVERLMFAGEAPFAFHRNFLCDAHGKLLTKRGLKSAGVLHILQQAGVHLTSARQSILARPADLDIGEKLGIGRGGVVLQTQRTARLATGAPAEVSHSWYPADMYGYTVEFSV; encoded by the coding sequence ATGATCACTCATTCCTCCCCGATCCCGCTCTATCACCAGATTGCGAGCGTGCTGCGCCAGCGGATTCTCGACGGCACCTACCCCGCCCACCATCAACTTGCGCCCGAGCAGGACCTGGCGCGCGAGTTCGGCGTGAGCCGGGCGACGGTGCGGCAGGCCCTTCTCGACCTGGTCGAAAGCGGCCTGCTGGCACGGCAGCACGGCCGTGGCACCTTCGTTCTCGACGTCGCGCGGAAGCCGATGCGGTATGTCTTCAAGGGCGATATGAACGACCTGTTGACGGCAGCATCGTCCAACGCCCACGCCGTGAGGGAGATCTCCATCCTGCACCGGCGGCGGCTCCCGGAAGAGGTGGCGGCGGAACTCGGCCTGCCGGAAGGGCGCGGCACGATCGTCGAGCGCTTGATGTTCGCCGGGGAAGCCCCCTTCGCCTTCCACCGCAACTTCCTCTGCGACGCGCACGGCAAACTGCTGACCAAGCGGGGCCTGAAGTCGGCCGGCGTCCTGCACATCCTCCAGCAGGCGGGGGTCCATCTGACGAGCGCGCGACAGTCCATCCTGGCCCGGCCCGCCGATCTGGACATCGGCGAGAAACTGGGCATCGGCCGAGGCGGTGTGGTCCTGCAGACGCAGCGCACGGCACGTTTGGCAACCGGCGCGCCGGCGGAGGTCTCGCACTCGTGGTACCCCGCCGACATGTACGGCTACACCGTCGAGTTCAGCGTCTGA
- a CDS encoding MFS transporter translates to METPLPATDAGAARAPGTGSAPPRLPRLLLGYLPLYLFLFLVGAEMYLVAPLLPTVAADIGVPVAGAAHLVTAYVLVQAVAGPPLGLANSRWGPRRMVGIGASLFIAGNATAALSGDYGVLIASRAAAGFGVAMAGPAIWAWIAASAPEAVRGTAMGAGMGAFALGQVLGVPVGGFAADLAGWHSPFVLLGAAALAALPLMLYGLRHSGEHHRHQRAQDTGARVLWRVWTRARLRRALIVTFLFHAASLGAYTYLPDILGSRYELSTSALGAVGLLSGLGMFIGASLGGRFGDAVRARGRGEAVLLPLWATTLLVTLTVAVGPRSLWLNLAAVLVWFIAAGAFDTNQQTLVASHSDGFTAVALSWNLAVLYAAASWGVWLMGVHGVSVTVVIGVGTVMAALAVVIAVLGAWRAR, encoded by the coding sequence ATGGAAACCCCCCTGCCCGCCACCGATGCCGGCGCCGCCCGGGCCCCGGGCACCGGTTCCGCCCCGCCCCGCCTCCCGCGGCTGCTGCTGGGCTATCTACCGCTCTATCTCTTCCTCTTCCTGGTGGGCGCCGAGATGTATCTCGTGGCACCACTTCTGCCCACGGTCGCCGCCGACATCGGTGTGCCGGTCGCCGGTGCCGCGCATCTGGTCACCGCCTACGTCCTGGTCCAGGCGGTGGCCGGACCGCCGCTCGGCCTGGCCAACTCCCGCTGGGGGCCGCGGCGCATGGTCGGCATCGGCGCCTCGCTCTTCATCGCGGGCAACGCGACCGCCGCGCTGAGCGGGGACTACGGCGTGCTGATCGCTTCCCGTGCCGCCGCCGGATTCGGGGTGGCCATGGCCGGCCCGGCCATCTGGGCCTGGATCGCCGCCAGCGCCCCCGAGGCCGTACGGGGTACGGCCATGGGCGCCGGGATGGGCGCCTTCGCGCTCGGCCAGGTGCTCGGCGTGCCCGTCGGCGGTTTCGCCGCCGATCTCGCCGGCTGGCACAGCCCGTTCGTGCTACTGGGCGCGGCGGCCCTGGCGGCACTCCCGCTGATGCTCTACGGGCTGCGGCACAGCGGTGAACACCACCGGCACCAACGGGCACAGGACACCGGGGCGCGCGTCCTGTGGCGGGTGTGGACCCGCGCCCGGCTGCGCCGCGCCCTGATCGTCACCTTCCTCTTCCACGCGGCGAGCCTGGGGGCGTACACCTACCTGCCGGACATCCTGGGTTCCCGGTACGAGCTGTCCACGTCCGCACTGGGTGCCGTCGGGCTGCTCAGTGGTCTGGGCATGTTCATCGGGGCGTCGCTCGGCGGCCGGTTCGGCGACGCCGTACGGGCCCGCGGCCGAGGCGAGGCGGTGCTGCTTCCGCTGTGGGCCACCACGCTGCTGGTGACACTGACGGTCGCGGTCGGTCCCCGGTCGCTGTGGCTCAACCTGGCCGCCGTCCTGGTGTGGTTCATCGCCGCCGGAGCTTTCGACACCAACCAGCAGACCCTGGTCGCCTCGCATTCCGACGGTTTCACCGCCGTCGCCCTGTCCTGGAACCTCGCCGTCCTGTATGCGGCTGCCTCCTGGGGCGTGTGGCTGATGGGCGTCCACGGCGTGAGCGTCACGGTGGTCATCGGGGTGGGAACCGTAATGGCGGCGTTGGCCGTCGTCATCGCCGTACTGGGAGCCTGGCGTGCGAGGTGA
- the asnB gene encoding asparagine synthase (glutamine-hydrolyzing) encodes MCGITGWVDHHRFPPAGAVQDTGRGLEAERLLSAMTATMACRGPDDSGTLLHGPVALGHRRLAVLDPEGSVQPMTRGSDGREFSLVYSGELYNYRELRSELATQGHRFRTTGDTEVVLAAWQEWGPAAAERFNGMYAFAVWDAHARELWLVRDRLGIKPLCYLPLPGGVAFGSEPKALLAHPAAVPRVDGEGLAQLLLPLLKVPGRTPYAALRELPPGHLLHVRADGSHGQRRYWAPRPEEHGDDPTKSAAQVRELLEDIVARQLVADVPVCTLLSGGLDSSALTALAAGRAEDRIRSFSVSFTGSSTPTEDGPYARQAAAHLHTDHREIVLPGERLADPAVRRDSVLARDLPNGIGDLDLSLHQLFAAVGEHATVALSGESADEVFGGYRWFHHPDAVGADTFPWLADTPAHGRLHQRILALFRKDLRERLAVDDYVADQYRTALAEVPHAPAGDPVERRMREISHVALTRFLPTLLDRKDRLSMAVGLEVRVPFCDHRLVEYVQGLSWRTRTHDGREKSTLRAAVRDLLPDSVLHRPKVPYPSTPDPRYAQALREQLATRLADPHCRLPELFDERALHAAVTASERGSLISNLGAELALNFDVWLRTYNPELP; translated from the coding sequence ATGTGCGGCATCACCGGATGGGTGGACCACCATCGATTCCCGCCCGCCGGGGCGGTCCAGGACACCGGCCGTGGCCTCGAGGCGGAGCGCCTGCTGAGCGCCATGACCGCGACGATGGCCTGCCGGGGCCCCGACGACTCGGGCACCCTGCTTCACGGCCCGGTCGCCCTGGGGCATCGGCGGCTCGCCGTCCTCGACCCGGAGGGCAGCGTCCAGCCGATGACCAGGGGCAGCGACGGCCGGGAGTTCTCCCTCGTCTACAGCGGAGAGCTGTACAACTACCGTGAACTGCGCAGCGAACTGGCCACCCAGGGACACCGTTTCCGCACCACCGGAGACACCGAGGTCGTCCTCGCCGCCTGGCAGGAATGGGGCCCGGCGGCCGCCGAACGCTTCAACGGCATGTACGCCTTCGCCGTCTGGGACGCACACGCACGGGAACTGTGGCTAGTCCGCGACCGGTTGGGCATCAAGCCGCTCTGCTATCTGCCGCTGCCCGGCGGCGTCGCGTTCGGTTCCGAGCCCAAGGCGCTGCTCGCCCATCCGGCGGCCGTGCCCCGCGTGGACGGCGAAGGACTGGCACAGCTCCTGCTGCCCCTGCTGAAAGTACCCGGCCGCACTCCGTACGCCGCATTGCGCGAACTCCCGCCCGGCCACCTGCTGCACGTCCGGGCCGACGGCAGCCACGGACAGCGGCGCTACTGGGCGCCCCGGCCCGAGGAACACGGCGACGACCCCACCAAGAGCGCCGCCCAGGTACGGGAACTGCTTGAGGACATCGTCGCCCGACAGCTCGTCGCCGATGTCCCCGTGTGCACGCTGCTGTCCGGCGGGCTGGACTCCTCGGCCCTCACCGCCCTCGCCGCCGGCCGCGCCGAGGATCGGATCCGGTCCTTCTCCGTTTCCTTCACGGGCAGTTCGACCCCCACCGAGGACGGGCCGTATGCGCGGCAGGCCGCCGCACATCTGCACACCGACCACCGGGAGATCGTCCTGCCGGGCGAGCGGCTCGCCGACCCCGCGGTACGGCGCGACAGCGTGCTCGCGCGCGACCTCCCCAACGGCATCGGCGATCTCGATCTGAGCCTGCACCAGCTCTTCGCCGCGGTCGGGGAGCATGCCACCGTCGCCCTGTCGGGAGAGTCGGCCGACGAAGTCTTCGGCGGCTACCGCTGGTTCCACCACCCGGATGCCGTCGGGGCCGACACCTTCCCCTGGCTGGCCGACACCCCTGCCCACGGTCGGCTGCACCAGCGCATCCTCGCCCTGTTCCGCAAGGACCTGCGAGAACGGCTCGCGGTCGACGACTACGTCGCCGACCAGTACCGCACCGCTCTCGCCGAAGTCCCGCACGCCCCGGCCGGCGACCCCGTGGAACGCCGGATGCGCGAGATATCCCATGTCGCCCTCACCCGGTTCCTGCCGACCCTGCTCGACCGCAAGGACCGGCTCAGCATGGCCGTCGGCCTGGAAGTGCGCGTGCCGTTCTGCGACCACCGGCTGGTGGAATACGTCCAGGGCCTTTCCTGGCGCACCCGGACCCACGACGGCCGGGAGAAGAGCACACTGCGCGCAGCCGTCCGCGACCTGCTGCCGGACTCCGTACTGCACCGGCCCAAGGTGCCCTACCCGTCGACTCCCGACCCCCGCTACGCCCAGGCGCTCCGCGAGCAGCTGGCCACCCGCCTGGCCGACCCGCACTGCCGGCTCCCCGAGCTCTTCGACGAGCGCGCCCTGCACGCGGCCGTCACCGCATCCGAACGGGGCAGCCTCATCAGCAACCTCGGCGCGGAACTCGCCCTGAACTTCGACGTCTGGCTGCGCACCTACAACCCGGAGCTGCCCTGA
- the asnB gene encoding asparagine synthase (glutamine-hydrolyzing), whose amino-acid sequence MCGITGWTDTGRDLASPEHIATARNMTDTMSCRGPDASGLWRSTRATLGHRRLSVVDLTGGTQPMTAAPEREDLVITYSGEVYNFRELRSELIARGHRFRTRSDTEVVLRGCLEWGPEGLAPRLNGMYAFAVWDARADALWLVRDRLGIKPLYFHAYTGGVLFGSEPKALLANPLFEAALDDTGIAELFAVPSAPTPGHGVYRGLRQVRAGHLVRVQGDTLREIRYWTPSARPHTDGPAETTARVRELLEDTVERQLVSDVPLCALLSGGVDSSAISSLAARSLARTGEKLSTYSVDFPGAESAFRRTAWHDSRDEPYAQAAAAHIGTRHTTILVDSDEQRTHEETALRARDLPGWGEMDVSLHLLFARVSRRSTVALSGEAADEVFGGYPYFRDEAALAADTFPWLKGRTAPATLLREEVRARVRPEEYVHDRYADAVAETPRLEGERGRDARIREVSHLALTRWLPALLDRKDRMSMATGLEVRVPFCDHRLVEYVVNVPWSLREAGGQEKHLLRRAVADLLPASVLNRRKSAFPANPSPGFAQVLRTRVHDLLADRRAPVFDLVDRAAVRRRVERGEALPSPRAAGSAIAGLSYLLSVDTWLRTYRVAIR is encoded by the coding sequence ATGTGCGGTATCACCGGCTGGACCGACACCGGGCGTGACCTGGCCTCCCCCGAACACATCGCGACAGCGCGCAACATGACCGACACCATGTCCTGCCGGGGCCCGGACGCCTCCGGCCTGTGGCGGTCCACCCGGGCGACGCTCGGCCACCGCAGGCTGTCGGTCGTCGACCTGACCGGCGGAACACAGCCGATGACGGCCGCCCCGGAGCGGGAGGACCTCGTCATCACCTACAGCGGAGAGGTCTACAACTTCCGCGAACTGCGCTCCGAACTCATCGCGCGCGGCCACCGCTTCCGTACCCGCTCGGACACCGAAGTGGTGCTGCGCGGCTGCCTGGAATGGGGACCCGAAGGACTCGCCCCACGCCTGAACGGCATGTACGCCTTCGCCGTCTGGGACGCACGCGCCGACGCACTGTGGCTGGTCCGGGACCGGCTCGGCATCAAACCCCTCTACTTCCACGCCTATACGGGCGGGGTGCTGTTCGGGTCGGAACCCAAGGCACTGCTCGCCAACCCGCTCTTCGAGGCGGCACTCGACGACACCGGGATCGCCGAACTCTTCGCCGTGCCCAGCGCGCCCACCCCCGGGCACGGTGTGTACCGCGGTCTGCGGCAGGTTCGCGCGGGCCACCTCGTCCGGGTCCAGGGCGACACGCTGCGCGAGATCCGCTACTGGACGCCCTCGGCCCGTCCGCACACGGACGGGCCCGCCGAGACCACTGCCCGGGTGCGGGAACTGCTCGAAGACACCGTGGAACGGCAGCTCGTATCCGACGTCCCCCTGTGTGCGCTGCTCTCCGGAGGGGTGGATTCCAGCGCGATCTCCTCGCTCGCCGCGCGGTCGCTGGCCCGGACGGGGGAGAAGCTGTCCACCTACTCGGTGGACTTCCCCGGAGCCGAGAGCGCCTTCCGCCGCACCGCCTGGCACGACAGCCGCGACGAGCCGTACGCACAGGCCGCCGCCGCGCATATCGGCACCCGGCACACCACGATCCTCGTGGACTCCGACGAGCAGCGCACTCACGAGGAGACCGCACTGCGCGCCAGGGACCTGCCTGGCTGGGGTGAGATGGACGTCTCCCTGCACCTGCTCTTCGCCCGGGTCAGCCGGCGCTCCACGGTCGCCCTGTCCGGGGAGGCCGCCGACGAGGTCTTCGGCGGCTACCCCTATTTCCGGGACGAGGCCGCGCTGGCCGCCGACACCTTCCCCTGGCTCAAGGGCCGTACCGCCCCCGCCACCCTGTTGCGCGAGGAGGTCCGCGCTCGCGTACGGCCCGAGGAGTACGTGCACGACCGCTACGCCGATGCCGTGGCCGAGACCCCGCGGCTGGAAGGGGAGCGGGGGCGCGACGCACGCATCCGCGAAGTCTCCCACCTCGCCCTCACCCGCTGGCTGCCCGCCCTGCTGGACCGCAAGGACCGGATGAGCATGGCCACGGGCCTCGAGGTACGGGTGCCGTTCTGCGATCACCGGCTGGTGGAGTACGTCGTCAATGTGCCCTGGTCCCTGCGAGAAGCCGGCGGCCAGGAGAAGCACCTGCTGCGCAGGGCCGTCGCCGACCTGCTGCCCGCCTCGGTGCTGAACCGGCGCAAGAGCGCCTTTCCCGCCAACCCCAGCCCGGGGTTCGCACAGGTGCTGCGCACACGCGTACACGACCTGCTCGCCGACCGTCGGGCACCCGTCTTCGACCTCGTCGACCGGGCGGCCGTCCGCCGCCGCGTCGAGCGGGGCGAAGCCCTGCCCAGCCCCCGCGCCGCCGGCAGCGCCATAGCGGGCCTGAGCTATCTGCTGAGCGTGGACACCTGGCTCCGCACCTACCGCGTCGCCATCCGCTGA